A window of the Deinococcus gobiensis I-0 genome harbors these coding sequences:
- a CDS encoding PP2C family protein-serine/threonine phosphatase: MRPPPAPLMSSGVLTDVGRQRVGGVNQDAAVALDLPQGGLYAVADGMGGHAAGELAANLALDTLTQHFLDSRGPAPERLAGAVQAANLAVVRHAVGESVGMGTTLLAALVDRGAVLIAHVGDSRAYLLRGGELQRLTDDHSWVAEQVRLGFLTEEEARHHQWKSVVSNALGGEERVRLELFGLPLRSGDRLLLCSDGLSGVVDGPALESLLSRSDDPEQLARVLINAANDAGGPDNITAVVVDIARDAGLPRYALPERSGNGPEYVDVLLNSRRGSSMLTYLLLTLGYFTLLGVILIPEHRTVSALLGLGLLVAVLAGQRWLQARSRPAPRQPGRVAGRLSGARASRAAGPDERPRDLG; this comes from the coding sequence ATGCGGCCCCCGCCAGCGCCTCTGATGTCGTCCGGTGTGCTTACGGACGTGGGGCGTCAGCGGGTCGGGGGCGTGAATCAGGACGCGGCGGTGGCGCTCGATCTGCCGCAGGGCGGGTTGTACGCGGTCGCCGACGGCATGGGGGGGCACGCCGCCGGCGAACTGGCGGCCAACCTCGCGCTCGACACCCTGACCCAGCATTTTCTCGACAGCCGGGGACCGGCTCCCGAGCGGCTGGCCGGGGCCGTGCAGGCGGCCAATCTCGCGGTGGTGCGCCACGCGGTGGGCGAGTCGGTGGGCATGGGCACCACGCTCCTGGCGGCGCTCGTGGACCGGGGCGCGGTGCTGATCGCCCACGTGGGCGACTCACGCGCCTACCTGCTGCGCGGCGGTGAACTCCAGCGCCTCACCGACGACCATTCCTGGGTGGCCGAACAGGTGCGCCTGGGTTTCCTGACCGAGGAAGAGGCCCGCCATCACCAGTGGAAGAGTGTGGTGAGCAACGCCCTGGGCGGCGAGGAACGGGTGCGCCTGGAACTGTTCGGCCTGCCGCTGCGGTCCGGTGACCGTCTCCTGCTGTGCAGCGACGGCCTGAGCGGCGTGGTGGACGGCCCGGCGCTCGAAAGTCTGCTGTCGCGCTCCGACGACCCCGAACAGCTCGCGCGGGTGCTGATCAACGCCGCCAACGATGCGGGAGGGCCCGACAACATCACGGCGGTGGTCGTGGACATCGCCCGCGACGCCGGCCTGCCCCGCTACGCCCTGCCCGAGCGCAGCGGCAACGGGCCGGAATACGTGGACGTGCTGCTCAACAGCCGCCGGGGCAGCAGCATGCTGACCTACCTGCTGCTCACGCTGGGGTACTTCACGCTGCTGGGGGTCATCCTGATTCCCGAGCACCGGACCGTGAGCGCGTTGCTGGGCCTGGGGCTGCTCGTGGCGGTGCTGGCGGGGCAGCGGTGGCTCCAGGCCCGGTCGCGCCCCGCACCGCGCCAGCCGGGCCGCGTCGCCGGGCGGCTGAGCGGCGCCCGTGCCAGCCGCGCCGCCGGGCCGGACGAGCGCCCCCGCGACCTGGGCTAG
- a CDS encoding RidA family protein, with the protein MKEIIQTPDAPAAIGPYSQAVRFGNLVVTSGQIPLTASGELVEGGVEAQTRQVIENLRAVLQAAGTDLDRVVKTTVFLADMNEFSVMNSVYEQAFSAPYPARSTVQVARLPRDVRVEIEVLAELH; encoded by the coding sequence ATGAAAGAGATCATCCAGACCCCGGACGCCCCCGCCGCCATCGGTCCCTACAGCCAGGCGGTGCGCTTCGGCAATCTGGTCGTGACCAGCGGCCAGATTCCCCTGACGGCCAGCGGCGAGCTTGTCGAGGGCGGCGTCGAGGCCCAGACGCGCCAGGTCATCGAGAATCTGCGCGCCGTGTTGCAGGCGGCCGGGACCGATCTCGACCGTGTGGTCAAGACGACCGTGTTCCTGGCCGACATGAACGAGTTCTCGGTCATGAACAGCGTCTATGAGCAGGCCTTCTCCGCGCCCTACCCGGCGCGCAGCACCGTGCAGGTGGCCCGGCTGCCGCGCGACGTGCGGGTCGAGATCGAGGTGCTGGCCGAACTGCACTGA
- a CDS encoding PSP1 domain-containing protein: MLSEVPYSVGTRVVVQGKRGPEVATVRGEATDPDPRGRYGAVLREASPEDRAQWDDLHRRGEDIKWLLRARARERALKVKLVAVEFTLDESLVTVSYSADERIELGGLIGELREHTRARVNFAAIGPREQAQMIGTLGACGRENCSSNHLQDFAPVSIRMARDQQLPLNPEKLSGPCGRLLCCLQFEHTQYLELLADLPRKNAKVCHEGSGACGKVTKLHPLAGTVDVQTDQGPLYGVPASELRRDGPAAPARAPAPDPEA, encoded by the coding sequence ATGCTCAGCGAAGTGCCCTACAGCGTGGGCACCCGCGTGGTGGTGCAGGGCAAACGCGGCCCGGAAGTCGCCACGGTGCGCGGCGAGGCGACCGACCCCGACCCGCGCGGCCGCTACGGGGCGGTGCTGCGCGAGGCCAGCCCCGAGGACCGTGCCCAGTGGGACGACCTGCACCGCCGGGGCGAGGATATCAAGTGGCTGCTGCGGGCCCGCGCCCGCGAGCGCGCCCTGAAAGTCAAGCTCGTGGCGGTCGAGTTCACGCTCGACGAGAGCCTCGTCACCGTGAGCTACAGCGCCGACGAACGCATCGAACTCGGGGGCCTGATCGGCGAACTGCGCGAGCACACCCGCGCCCGCGTGAACTTCGCCGCCATAGGCCCGCGCGAGCAGGCGCAGATGATCGGCACGCTGGGGGCCTGCGGACGCGAAAACTGTTCGAGCAACCATCTCCAGGACTTCGCCCCCGTCAGCATCCGCATGGCGCGCGACCAGCAGCTTCCGCTGAACCCCGAGAAACTGAGCGGGCCGTGCGGGCGCCTGCTGTGCTGCCTCCAGTTCGAGCACACCCAGTACCTCGAACTGCTGGCCGACCTGCCGCGCAAGAACGCCAAGGTCTGCCACGAGGGCAGCGGGGCCTGCGGCAAAGTGACCAAGCTGCACCCCCTGGCCGGCACGGTGGACGTGCAGACCGACCAGGGGCCGCTGTACGGCGTGCCCGCCTCCGAACTGCGCCGCGACGGGCCGGCTGCCCCTGCCCGCGCGCCCGCCCCCGACCCCGAGGCCTGA
- the pnp gene encoding polyribonucleotide nucleotidyltransferase encodes MIGKTYTTMLGGRELSIETGRLAKLVSGSVTLRYGDTLLLVTAQARDEKSLLDFLPLTVEFEERHYAVGKIPGSFQRREGRPGEKAILSARITDRQIRPLFPKGYRHETQVIITVLSADGQNAPDVLGPIGASAALSVSDIPWAGPTACVRVGQIDGQYVVNPTAEQLERSVMDLVVAGTRDAVMMVEAGAQTVDEETLVGAIEFAHAEMQGVISLIETMRVEIGLEKFNFLAESDLSTDLVPELAEAARVGGLRGALLTVKKKERSANLKALRDRLIAERVPEDAEDAAERILALKAAFSKVEKQELRRLILEDDLRADGRNSKTVRPIWIETRPLPRAHGSAIFTRGETQVLGVATLGTERDEILIDDLSSETGDKFLLHYNFPPYSTGEVKRMGGQSRREIGHGNLAKRAIRAVLPSFEEFPYVIRVVGEVLESNGSSSMATVCAGTLSLMDAGVPLKAPVAGVAMGLVMEGERYRILTDILGLEDALGDMDFKVCGSADGVTALQMDIKVGGITPAVMREALAQAREARLHILGKMAEVLAAPRAELSPTAPRIVSMKINPELIGKVIGPGGKQVRELEAMGAQVTIEEDGTIRIFSASGEAAEAVRARISGLTREAKVGEEFEGTVVKTAPFGAFVNLYPGQDGMLHISQMSEERINAVEDVLNVGDKLRVKIVNVDDRGKIDLIRPELEGKIAPRAPREPRGDRGSRPDRGDRGPRPPRSE; translated from the coding sequence ATGATCGGAAAGACCTACACGACGATGCTCGGCGGCCGTGAACTGAGCATCGAGACGGGCCGCCTCGCCAAACTGGTGAGCGGCAGCGTCACCCTGCGCTACGGCGACACCCTGCTGCTCGTCACCGCGCAGGCGCGCGACGAGAAGAGCCTTCTCGATTTCCTGCCCCTGACGGTCGAGTTCGAGGAGCGGCACTACGCGGTCGGCAAGATTCCCGGCTCCTTCCAGCGCCGTGAAGGCCGCCCCGGTGAGAAGGCGATCCTGTCGGCACGCATCACCGACCGCCAGATCCGCCCGCTGTTTCCCAAAGGCTACCGCCACGAGACGCAGGTCATCATCACCGTGCTCTCGGCCGACGGCCAGAACGCGCCGGACGTGCTGGGGCCCATCGGCGCCTCGGCGGCCCTGAGCGTCTCGGACATTCCCTGGGCCGGACCGACCGCCTGTGTACGCGTGGGCCAGATCGACGGGCAGTACGTCGTCAATCCGACCGCCGAGCAGCTGGAGCGCAGCGTGATGGACCTCGTGGTCGCGGGCACGCGCGACGCCGTGATGATGGTCGAGGCGGGCGCGCAGACGGTGGACGAGGAGACCCTGGTCGGGGCCATCGAATTTGCCCACGCCGAGATGCAGGGCGTGATCAGCCTGATCGAGACGATGCGCGTCGAGATCGGTCTTGAAAAGTTCAACTTCCTGGCCGAGAGCGACCTGAGCACCGATCTCGTGCCCGAGCTGGCCGAGGCCGCGCGCGTGGGCGGGCTGCGCGGCGCCCTGCTGACCGTCAAGAAGAAGGAGCGCAGCGCCAACCTCAAGGCCCTGCGCGACCGCCTGATCGCCGAGCGCGTGCCCGAGGACGCCGAGGACGCCGCCGAGCGCATCCTGGCCCTCAAGGCGGCCTTCAGCAAGGTCGAGAAGCAGGAACTGCGCCGCCTGATCCTCGAAGACGACCTGCGCGCCGACGGCCGCAACTCCAAAACCGTGCGCCCCATCTGGATCGAGACGCGGCCCCTGCCCCGCGCGCACGGCAGCGCGATCTTCACGCGCGGCGAGACGCAGGTGCTGGGCGTGGCGACGCTGGGCACCGAGCGCGACGAGATCCTGATCGACGACCTGAGCAGCGAAACCGGCGACAAGTTCCTGCTGCACTACAACTTCCCGCCGTACAGCACGGGCGAGGTCAAGCGCATGGGTGGGCAGTCGCGCCGCGAGATCGGGCACGGCAACCTCGCCAAGCGGGCCATCCGCGCGGTGCTGCCGAGCTTCGAGGAATTCCCCTACGTGATCCGCGTGGTGGGCGAGGTGCTCGAATCGAACGGGTCGAGCAGCATGGCGACCGTGTGTGCCGGGACCCTGTCCCTGATGGACGCGGGCGTGCCCCTCAAGGCGCCGGTCGCGGGCGTGGCGATGGGCCTGGTCATGGAAGGCGAGCGCTACCGCATCCTGACCGACATCCTGGGCCTCGAAGACGCGCTGGGCGACATGGACTTCAAGGTCTGCGGCAGCGCCGATGGCGTCACGGCCCTCCAGATGGACATCAAGGTGGGGGGCATCACCCCGGCCGTGATGCGTGAGGCGCTCGCGCAGGCCCGTGAGGCCCGCCTGCACATCCTGGGCAAGATGGCCGAGGTGCTCGCCGCGCCGCGCGCCGAACTCTCGCCGACCGCGCCGCGTATCGTGTCCATGAAGATCAACCCCGAACTCATCGGCAAGGTCATCGGGCCCGGCGGCAAGCAGGTGCGCGAACTCGAAGCGATGGGCGCGCAGGTGACCATCGAGGAAGACGGCACCATCCGCATCTTCAGCGCGTCGGGCGAGGCGGCCGAGGCCGTGCGCGCGCGCATCTCGGGCCTGACCCGCGAGGCGAAGGTGGGCGAGGAGTTCGAGGGCACGGTGGTCAAGACCGCGCCGTTCGGGGCTTTCGTGAACCTGTACCCCGGCCAGGACGGCATGCTGCACATCTCGCAGATGAGCGAGGAGCGCATCAATGCGGTCGAGGACGTGCTGAACGTGGGCGACAAGCTGCGCGTCAAGATCGTGAACGTCGACGACCGGGGCAAGATCGACCTGATCCGCCCCGAGCTGGAAGGCAAGATTGCTCCGCGCGCGCCCCGCGAACCGCGCGGCGACCGTGGCTCGCGTCCCGACCGGGGCGACCGTGGCCCGCGTCCCCCGCGCTCCGAATAA
- a CDS encoding DinB family protein gives MNVPEYYAYLAASRAQLWDFLRALPPEDLDRDVIGPGDRFHSVKDLLLHVSDVEDHWIHAVARGDGVGVAQRYPHDWVRPQAGQYSLAWIIDYGREIGEMTQRYLGTAPDLSRRVKLVHDDPESDTVTLEQLFWHVMTHEVRHVAQITLLVRQQGHTPPWLDYLRFARPQVAPSAAGTDFADSLDPEDFTAPE, from the coding sequence GTGAACGTCCCCGAGTACTACGCCTACCTCGCGGCCTCGCGCGCCCAGCTCTGGGACTTCTTGCGGGCGCTGCCGCCGGAAGACCTCGACCGCGACGTCATCGGACCGGGCGACCGCTTTCACAGCGTCAAGGACCTGCTGCTGCATGTCAGCGATGTCGAGGACCACTGGATTCACGCGGTGGCGCGCGGCGACGGCGTAGGTGTGGCGCAGCGCTACCCCCACGACTGGGTGCGCCCGCAGGCCGGACAGTATTCCCTGGCCTGGATCATCGATTACGGCCGGGAAATCGGCGAGATGACGCAGCGGTACCTCGGGACCGCCCCTGACCTCTCGCGGCGCGTCAAACTCGTCCACGACGACCCCGAGAGCGACACCGTGACCCTGGAGCAGCTGTTCTGGCACGTCATGACCCACGAGGTCCGGCACGTCGCCCAGATCACGCTGCTCGTGCGCCAGCAGGGCCACACGCCGCCCTGGCTGGACTACCTGCGCTTCGCGCGCCCGCAGGTCGCGCCCTCCGCCGCGGGCACCGATTTCGCCGACAGTCTGGACCCCGAAGACTTCACGGCGCCGGAATAA
- a CDS encoding tRNA-dihydrouridine synthase family protein, with product MAGYSDAPMRQLAAEQGALWTVSEMISARGLVLGGENESLNLGRPYPGEQGRVVQLFGADPEVLAEAVRRAEAWFSPAAIDLNMGCPVPKVRGKGGACLLQTPEVAYDLVRAMRSATSLDVSAKIRLGWDSDRSLEVAQGLAEAGAAVITVHGRTSAQRYTGEADWAAIARVAAAVPTPVIGSGDVLSPAQATERRALGVAAVMIGRGAVGNPWIFRALAGGAPAVPDAATRAGTALRHAELQDTFYTAPDRHRPGELRRASMRPLRKVLPKYLPDLPELHPALLQAETLDDVRAALAPVLATRPAGPRGPAVGVAGSRA from the coding sequence ATGGCCGGATACAGCGACGCCCCCATGCGTCAACTCGCCGCCGAGCAGGGCGCGCTCTGGACGGTCAGCGAGATGATCAGCGCGCGCGGTCTGGTGCTGGGCGGCGAAAACGAGAGCCTCAACCTGGGCCGGCCCTACCCCGGCGAGCAGGGCCGGGTCGTGCAGCTGTTCGGGGCCGACCCCGAGGTGCTCGCCGAGGCGGTCCGCCGGGCCGAAGCCTGGTTCTCGCCCGCCGCCATCGACCTGAACATGGGATGCCCGGTGCCCAAGGTGCGCGGCAAGGGCGGCGCCTGCCTGCTTCAGACCCCGGAGGTCGCCTACGACCTCGTGCGGGCGATGCGCTCGGCGACCTCGCTGGACGTGAGTGCCAAGATCCGCCTGGGCTGGGACAGCGACCGCAGCCTGGAGGTCGCGCAGGGCCTCGCAGAGGCGGGCGCGGCCGTGATCACCGTGCATGGCCGCACGAGCGCCCAGCGCTACACCGGCGAGGCCGACTGGGCGGCCATCGCGCGCGTGGCGGCGGCCGTTCCCACCCCGGTGATCGGCAGCGGCGACGTGCTGAGCCCCGCCCAGGCCACCGAGCGGCGCGCCCTGGGGGTCGCGGCCGTGATGATCGGCCGCGGCGCGGTGGGCAATCCCTGGATCTTCCGGGCGCTGGCGGGGGGAGCCCCGGCCGTGCCCGACGCCGCCACGCGCGCCGGCACCGCGCTTCGGCACGCCGAACTGCAGGACACCTTCTATACCGCCCCCGACCGCCACCGTCCCGGCGAGCTGCGGCGCGCGAGCATGCGGCCGCTGCGCAAGGTACTGCCCAAGTACCTGCCCGACCTCCCCGAGCTGCACCCGGCGCTGCTTCAGGCCGAGACGCTGGACGACGTGCGCGCGGCTCTCGCCCCGGTCCTGGCGACGCGGCCGGCCGGGCCGCGCGGGCCGGCCGTGGGGGTCGCCGGGAGCCGGGCGTGA
- a CDS encoding GNAT family N-acetyltransferase: protein MDVTPMALHHAPILHTIYQATPGYFALLGSRVPSISEVQGEIASALSDPRRRLELLHDERGRLVGLLDYKCDYPQPGDVTINLLMICEQWQNAGRGGQVVRELEARLPPGTRRVLASVLGDNPRGARFWARLGYRFALDARPAMTWYAKTLRGPEQDGALAGDLSAALG from the coding sequence TTGGACGTCACGCCGATGGCGCTGCACCACGCGCCGATTCTGCATACCATCTACCAGGCCACGCCCGGCTATTTCGCGCTGCTCGGGTCGCGGGTGCCCAGCATCAGCGAGGTCCAGGGCGAGATCGCCTCGGCCCTGAGCGACCCCCGGCGCCGGCTGGAACTGCTGCACGACGAGCGGGGCCGCCTCGTGGGGCTGCTGGACTACAAGTGCGATTACCCACAGCCCGGCGACGTGACCATCAACCTCCTGATGATCTGCGAGCAGTGGCAAAACGCCGGGCGGGGCGGTCAGGTCGTGCGCGAACTCGAAGCGCGTCTGCCGCCGGGCACGCGCCGGGTTCTGGCGAGCGTGCTGGGCGACAACCCGCGCGGCGCACGCTTCTGGGCGCGCCTGGGCTACCGCTTCGCCCTCGATGCCCGCCCCGCGATGACGTGGTACGCCAAGACCCTGCGCGGACCCGAGCAGGACGGGGCGCTGGCCGGGGACCTGAGCGCCGCGCTGGGGTAG
- the argB gene encoding acetylglutamate kinase encodes MIVKYGGNAMKSLELRRAVAAEIAALRAEYALVVVHGGGPVIERELAARGVPSEFRDGLRVTTPRAMDVVELALTRLGKELAQDLGHAVGLTGRDDTLLRAEVLAPELGRVGRVTGVNAGLLRALLGAGLTPVVGSVAQGEDGGMLNVNADTAAGAVAGALGEGIIFLTDVDGVYRAYPDPATRAAQLTRAEAEAGIAAGWIAGGMIPKVRAALDALERGAPFATIASGMTAGVLAAAARGEAGTRLVP; translated from the coding sequence ATGATCGTGAAGTACGGCGGCAACGCCATGAAGAGCCTGGAACTGCGGCGCGCGGTGGCGGCCGAGATCGCCGCCCTGCGCGCCGAATATGCGCTCGTGGTGGTCCACGGCGGCGGGCCCGTGATCGAGCGCGAACTCGCGGCGCGCGGCGTGCCGAGCGAGTTCCGGGACGGGCTGCGGGTCACGACCCCCAGGGCGATGGACGTGGTCGAGCTGGCCCTGACCCGCCTGGGCAAGGAACTCGCGCAGGACCTGGGTCACGCGGTCGGCCTGACCGGGCGCGACGACACCCTGCTGCGGGCCGAGGTGCTGGCCCCGGAGCTGGGCCGGGTGGGGCGCGTGACCGGCGTGAACGCCGGGCTGCTGCGCGCGCTGCTGGGCGCGGGCCTGACCCCGGTGGTCGGCAGCGTGGCCCAGGGCGAGGACGGCGGCATGCTCAACGTCAACGCCGACACCGCCGCCGGAGCGGTGGCCGGGGCGCTGGGGGAGGGCATCATCTTCCTGACCGACGTGGACGGCGTGTACCGCGCCTACCCGGACCCGGCGACCCGCGCGGCGCAGCTCACGCGCGCCGAGGCCGAGGCGGGCATCGCGGCGGGCTGGATCGCCGGCGGCATGATCCCGAAGGTGCGCGCGGCCCTGGACGCCCTGGAGCGGGGCGCGCCCTTTGCCACCATCGCCAGCGGCATGACGGCCGGGGTGCTGGCGGCGGCGGCGCGCGGCGAGGCGGGCACGCGGCTGGTGCCCTGA
- a CDS encoding GNAT family N-acetyltransferase, which yields MTFPPQPDIPDELRTARLWLRRPAEADAEALMAARDASLPELRRWMVWAQSPQDLSGTRDNLRAAAAAFATRESLRYHVWNAQGTEIVGSSGYHALDWRVPKGEIGYWIATAHTGQGYAREVTAALTELGLERLHFRRLEIRCDAANGRSARIPAALGYTLDARLVNDAVAADHPLHLRDTLIFSRVQ from the coding sequence ATGACCTTTCCCCCGCAGCCCGACATTCCCGACGAACTGCGCACCGCGCGGCTGTGGCTGCGCCGCCCCGCCGAGGCCGACGCCGAAGCCCTGATGGCGGCGCGCGACGCCTCGCTGCCCGAGCTGCGGCGCTGGATGGTCTGGGCGCAGTCGCCCCAGGACCTGTCTGGCACCCGCGACAACCTGCGGGCGGCGGCGGCGGCCTTCGCCACGCGCGAGAGCCTGCGCTACCACGTCTGGAACGCCCAGGGCACCGAGATCGTGGGCAGCAGCGGGTACCACGCCCTCGACTGGCGCGTGCCCAAGGGCGAGATCGGCTACTGGATCGCCACCGCCCATACCGGGCAGGGCTACGCGCGCGAGGTGACGGCCGCCCTTACGGAGCTGGGGCTGGAACGGCTGCACTTTCGCCGCCTGGAAATCCGCTGCGACGCGGCCAATGGGCGCAGCGCCCGCATCCCCGCCGCGCTGGGCTACACCCTCGACGCCCGGCTGGTCAACGACGCCGTGGCGGCCGACCACCCCCTGCACCTGCGCGATACCCTGATCTTCAGCCGCGTGCAGTGA
- a CDS encoding DedA family protein — protein MAQWVQNLMDSMGYLGILLLMILENVFPPIPSELIMPSAGFAASRGDLNIFLVVLMGTLGSVIGTLPLYYVGRAFGEERLVAWADKYGKWLTMSGKDIRKADDWFDRHGTGAVLFGRMVPGIRSLLSLPAGMSEMPLPKFLIYSAIGSALWASVLAGAGYVLGENYDRVEQYVGPASKIILGVLVVAAVVWFVRRKRSQAAGGSGA, from the coding sequence ATGGCGCAATGGGTACAGAACCTGATGGACAGCATGGGCTATCTGGGCATCCTGCTGCTGATGATCCTGGAAAACGTCTTTCCACCGATTCCCAGCGAGCTGATCATGCCCTCGGCGGGCTTCGCGGCCTCGCGCGGCGACCTGAACATCTTCCTGGTGGTCCTGATGGGCACGCTGGGCAGCGTCATCGGCACCCTGCCGCTGTACTACGTGGGGCGGGCTTTCGGAGAAGAGCGGCTGGTCGCCTGGGCCGACAAGTACGGAAAGTGGCTGACCATGTCGGGCAAGGACATCCGCAAGGCCGACGACTGGTTCGACCGCCACGGCACGGGCGCGGTGCTGTTCGGGCGCATGGTGCCGGGCATCCGCAGCCTGCTGAGCCTGCCGGCCGGCATGAGCGAGATGCCGCTGCCCAAGTTCCTGATCTACAGCGCCATCGGCTCGGCGCTGTGGGCCTCGGTGCTGGCGGGCGCGGGCTACGTGCTGGGCGAGAACTACGACCGCGTCGAGCAGTATGTCGGCCCCGCCTCCAAGATCATCCTGGGCGTGCTGGTGGTCGCCGCCGTGGTGTGGTTCGTGCGGCGCAAGCGCAGTCAGGCGGCGGGCGGCAGTGGGGCATGA
- a CDS encoding HAD family hydrolase translates to MTASAPAPQPSALPGGLKALVFDFDGTILDTETREFWHWQELYRTHGRELSLSDWQRGIGTWGAFDPWAGLPEAVQADRAAVHEALHGRILADIAEQDVRPGVRAVLEGARAAGLRLALATSSGRDWVTPWLAQHDLLDLFEVTATRDDVAQVKPDPELYTLAAARLGLKPGECLAVEDSFNGASAAVAAGMPVVVVPNDVTRTQPFPPEWPRLDDGYSGGLGELVRVGWGAGPRPA, encoded by the coding sequence ATGACCGCTTCCGCTCCGGCCCCCCAACCCTCCGCGCTGCCCGGCGGCCTCAAGGCCCTCGTCTTCGATTTCGACGGTACCATCCTGGACACCGAAACCCGCGAATTCTGGCACTGGCAGGAGCTGTACCGCACCCACGGCCGCGAGCTGAGCCTCAGCGACTGGCAGCGCGGCATCGGCACCTGGGGGGCCTTCGACCCCTGGGCGGGGCTGCCCGAGGCGGTGCAGGCCGACCGGGCGGCGGTGCACGAGGCGCTGCACGGCCGCATCCTGGCCGACATCGCCGAGCAGGACGTGCGCCCCGGCGTGCGGGCGGTGCTGGAGGGCGCGCGCGCCGCCGGACTGCGCCTCGCCCTGGCGACGAGCAGCGGGCGCGACTGGGTGACGCCCTGGCTCGCGCAGCACGATCTGCTGGACCTGTTCGAGGTGACGGCGACCCGCGACGACGTGGCGCAGGTCAAGCCCGACCCCGAGCTGTATACCCTGGCCGCCGCGCGCCTGGGCCTGAAGCCGGGCGAATGCCTCGCGGTCGAGGACAGCTTCAACGGGGCGTCTGCGGCGGTCGCGGCCGGGATGCCGGTGGTCGTCGTGCCCAACGACGTGACCCGCACCCAACCCTTTCCCCCCGAGTGGCCCCGTCTGGACGACGGGTACTCGGGCGGCCTGGGCGAACTGGTGCGGGTCGGCTGGGGCGCAGGGCCGCGGCCCGCGTGA
- a CDS encoding SDR family oxidoreductase, with the protein MANLGSSTVMLTGAGGALATAIAQELDDAGAQIVLVGRGESLARAADRVPATEVIDVDLTDPASIDLLRKVKVDTLIHTVGAYATQDAQKATGEDYRTMFDENMLTLFHAVQGVLPSMLRQKDGMILGVSAGQAAQLSGPKAALYTASKAAVAAYVLSLHDELKGRGVRGCVLYPMGSIDTPENRDEGVKWEAMIDPRGLAKSVAHALSRPDRAHVTEMKVYPDEME; encoded by the coding sequence GGCGAACCTCGGCTCCTCCACAGTCATGCTCACGGGTGCGGGCGGCGCGCTCGCCACCGCAATAGCGCAGGAACTCGACGACGCGGGCGCGCAGATCGTGCTGGTCGGGCGCGGCGAGTCGCTGGCGCGCGCCGCCGACCGCGTCCCCGCCACCGAGGTCATCGACGTGGACCTCACCGATCCGGCCAGCATCGACCTGCTGCGCAAGGTCAAGGTGGACACCCTGATCCACACGGTCGGGGCCTACGCCACCCAGGACGCCCAGAAGGCGACGGGCGAGGACTACCGCACGATGTTCGACGAGAACATGCTGACCCTGTTCCATGCCGTGCAGGGCGTCCTGCCCAGCATGCTGCGGCAGAAGGACGGCATGATCCTGGGCGTGAGCGCCGGGCAGGCCGCGCAGCTCAGCGGCCCGAAGGCGGCGCTGTACACCGCCAGCAAGGCCGCCGTCGCCGCCTATGTCCTGAGCCTGCACGACGAGCTCAAGGGCCGGGGCGTGCGCGGCTGCGTGCTCTACCCGATGGGCTCCATCGACACGCCCGAGAACCGCGACGAGGGGGTCAAGTGGGAGGCGATGATCGACCCGCGCGGCCTCGCCAAGAGCGTGGCGCACGCCCTCTCGCGGCCCGACCGCGCGCACGTCACCGAGATGAAGGTCTACCCCGACGAGATGGAATGA